Genomic DNA from Alicyclobacillus fastidiosus:
CCTCTGGAGCAACGTCTGCCCAAGGGTAATAGAAAATAGAAACCCCATCGTGAAGTTCCAGCACCGCATCACGCACATCTGAGTACTTGAGTCCGATGTCGACTGATTCTATGATCTTGCGATAGGTCCACGAATCACTCGGTATCTCACGTAAACCCGCTTGAATTACTTGCTCCCAATCTTTCCCGACCATCGCATGCGCCACGCTCGCGGCCAAGGCTTGCCCAGAATAGACCCCGTCTCGTGCATGACTCACACGCGCTTCAATGCCGGCAAGTCGGGCTGCTTCTGCCGGATCGCCCGCACAGTAGATACCAATAGGAGCAATTCTCATCGCCGTCCCGTCACTCCACATTTCGTGGTTGTCGCTCCCAGTAACCGGCGCCTTCAACCCCTTGCGTAAATTGTAGATCGCATCCATTTCACTAAATCCGCCACCATAAAAGCCGCCCTCCTGACCTACGAGATGCTCCGTCCATTCACGTGTCATATCTTCAGGCGCCAATGACTGTCCGTACTTCAATATAATTCGAGCCGTTAACATAGCGTACTCTGTATCATCTGTCCCGACCGGGTCATCTGTTACGAAATCGTCAACCCACCCATATGTGTCGCGGATTTCACGCACGGAACATCCTTCTGTCGGTGCACCCAAGGCGTCGCCAACGGCTTGACCGATGAGACATCCGTAGGCTCGATTGAACCATGATTGTCTGTCCACCCGCAGTCCCTCTCAATCCCGGTTATCCTTTATGCAAGCGATTACAAACATATCAGCACAAAACGATTACCTTTTCACCTTATCATAAGCTTTCTCAGAAATTTTTTGCTCTCAGTTTCGTCCAACTCATTCTCAAAAACGGCTAATTTCGGCCTACTGGGAGGTGGTAGCCAAGCTTTCGGCACCCGGCCCCTTTCCATCTTTCGTTCACAACGGTTTGTCCGCATAATCGTCAGAAGGGGTTACATGATCATCCTTTGATGTCCTACGTCGCGACAACATATACCCTATGTCTCCTTTCAAACCTTCCTCGTCTACGAAACCGCGACAAGCAGCTACCATTCATGCTCAATGGTGGCCATAATATTGTGCTATCACGTGAAACGATTTCTTGGGTTCCCACGGCAGCGGCGACCGAGCCGTTTCAACTGTGTTCCAACTGCGTACAAGACTATAACTTGCTATATCAAGGTCATAATGGGGATCTACGTGGGAGGGATAGCTGGGACTAACAAACGTAAAAACAAAAGCACCGTGCACTTCTTCATCCGCAAACAGCGCGAGTAGTTCCATTAAATATCGAGCTTGCGCGTCTTCATCCCGTACGAGTGGTTTGTTGAGACGCCAGGGTGTCGAATGGCGGTCGATCACGAGCCATCCCATACCTCCCTGTTCCTGTGCCCCAGCATACGTACAGCATCCAAATTCAGTCACGAAAACGGGTTTTCCATGCACTTGATATTGTCGGATCATGTCTCGAAAGTGATTGAGATTATGGGCATCACGGTAAGCGTCAATACCAACAAAATCAAAGATACGCCAGTCAATGTCTTCCCATAATCCTGCTGCATACGTCAAAGGCCCTGAAAAATGCCTCCTCGCCTCCATCGCCATACCAGCCAAAAAGCTGTTTAATCGCTCGACTGGCGATCCCTTTGCAAACAGTTCCTCAGTCCATCGCGATGGGTCGGAAAGCACCGCTAGGCGTTCAAGTCCATTTTCCCCAGGTATTAAACCAGACATGAACACACTAAGTTCACAACCCAGCACGAGGACGACTTGAGCTTCCTGTTTACGAAGTTCTTCACACACGCAGGCGACCTCGATCATCTGATGGAACGTCTCTTGTTCGCTCGCATCGTGTAACGACGGTGAGATCCAAATCTCAAGTCCATTACGCGCTGCCAGCTCGGCAGCCATTTTCAGTCGGTGAATGTCCTGCCCTGTGATGCGTACGGCAGTGCAATGCAACTCCTTCGCAATGATGTGCATCTCCCGTGCCACAACGTCCGCTGCTAGCGTGTCACGCGTTAGTCCCCCGCCAATGGTCGGCGTCCCGACATCGTAAGTCACACCTTTTACGTTCAATGTCATCGTGTAATGACCTCTCTCTTCTTCGATCTCACTTATCACTATATCTTCTCCACGCTCGTATTTATGAGATCTTTGATTTACTCCATACGTTCGCCTCCGCATTCTGCCATCTGCACGCCAATGATTATCTCATCATACAAAGAGGACACCTGACCGAGATCAGGCGTCCTCTCTAATCGTATATGCCATTTTCGAAGCACAGATACACCGCTGTCCGGCTTTCTGATGATCACACTTGAACAGTCCCTCAATACAGTGATTTCACTGCCTCCGACGTAAAGGGAATCAATTCCTCTAGTCGTCCATCGCGGATTTTGTTGGCCCATGCAGGATCAACCAACAATGCCCGCCCAACGGCTACCAAATCGAATTCTTCGCGCTCGAGCCGCTCGATCAAACCGTCGATCTTGGCATTTTCAGCACCTTTTCCTTCGGTAAACAAGCTCATAAAATCACCGTTTAGACCAACCGATCCTACTGTGATCGTCGGCTTCCCTGTCAGCTTTTTCGTCCATCCTGCAAGGTTGAGATCGGAACCCTCGAACTCTGGTTCCCAAAAGCGACGAGTCGAGCAGTGGAAGACGTCGACGCCTGCATCTACCAGTGGTTCCAAAAACCGTTCGAGCTGAGCCGGTGTTTCGGCCAACTTCGCCGTATAGGAGGATGACTTCCATTGTGAGAAGCGCAACACGATCGGGAATTCAGGTCCGACGGCACGGCGGCAGGCTGCAATAACCTCCGTCGCAAAGCGCGTTCGCTTGATCATGTCGCCGCCGTATTGGTCGGTCCGCGAGTTCGTCTTCTCCCAGAAGAACTGATCGATCAAATAGCCATGCGCACCGTGAAGCTCGATACCGTCGAACCCAAGTCGTTTCGCCTCTGATGCGGCCTGGGCGAAAGCTTCGACGATCGCGGCGATATCCGCTTCCGAATATTCATTGACGTTTCCACGTGCACCCATATGCCAAATCTGTGGAATAATCCGTCCACCAACCTCGTGAACTGCATCTACAACACGCTTCCACCCTTCTAGTGCGGTTTCACCATAGAAGTGCGGTACGTTGATTTGATTCGACGAATCGGGGTGATCGATAATCGTACCTTCTGTGACAATCAGACCGACGCCATTCTCCGCCCTGCGGCGGTAGTAGTCCGCTACATCTGAACCAGGCACTCCATTCGGAGAAAATTGTCGTGTCATCGGAGCCATGACGATGCGATTCGTCAAATTCACATTCCTAATCGCAAACGGTTTGAACAGGGCTTGAACAGATTGAGAAGTATTCATAAAGACCTCCACATTAAGTTGATTGATCATCCGTGCTTAACCGCTAAGGTTAAGATTAGGTCACTTTTTGACTACGCGGTCAAAAATGGTGTAAAAAAAGGGATCAGGTCACAAGCAGCCCAAAGGAAGTGCGTAAGACCGCCTCGATCCGCTCTCGAGATGCACCGGATTTTTCTAACACTTTCACGCCGAGAATCGCGTTGTTCAGATGCGCAGCAAGCTGTTTGCTGGAATAACGGCTCGTGATCAAATGTTGCTCCTGACCACTGCGGATAACCTTCTCAAGGATTTGTTCTACTTCGACGAACATCGACTCCACTTCATGGACTACCTCTTCGTCATCGGCTCCGAATTCCAGGGCAGTATTTACCATCAGGCACCCTTTGTGGATGGTCTCGTCGTGTTGACCTAACATCAGCTGACATATGTACTCCAGCTTTTTCACAGGACACATATCCTCAGCTACGACTTCTTCCAACACCGCAATACTATGTTCCCGATATAGCGCCAAAGCCTTTAAAAACAGGGTGCGCTTATCATCAAACACACAGTACAAGCTCTGCTTCTTGACTTGTGTCGTACGGGTTAGATCTTCAAACGAGGTCGACTTAAACCCTTTCGTCCAGAACAACTCCATGGACTGCTGAAGTGCACGCTCGACATCAAATTCTCTTGGTCTTCCCATACCCTGACCTTAGCAGTTATTGACCACTGAGTCAACAACCGTTCACCACCTTTATCCAGCAGTCCAATCGTTGAATCCACACGTAACCAGTAGCCTAATATGTGTATGCATACAAAAGAGGCACGGAGGATTGCGTAGCCGCACCATTGAGGTACTCCCATCAACAGAGCGATGTGCAATCGTCCGTGCCTCTTTTGCTCCAATCAAATTGGATGGTCTCGACTCATCGAGCATCGTGCATGTGCAGCTATTGATTCACAAATACCTGTGCCATCGCCGCAAGCTGCTGGGGAGTAAAATCGTCGGCGACTTCACCTTCCGCTTGCTGTTCTTGCGCAGACGTAAGCGAATCTCTATTTTGATAGAGCTTATAAAGTTTAACGGCCTCAGTCGGAGACATGTGATTCATCGCATAGGTTAAAGCTTCCTGCTGACTGGAAAAATGAAGCCCACCCGTTCCGTACTTCGAGATGTACTGTTGGATTTGTGACTTTAGTGCGGGATTTTTCAGAGTTGTTTCGATGGTCGTTTGAACGCCAGGGTCTTGAGCCATTTTCGCTGCGACTTTCTTCGTTAGTAGATGTTTCGCTTCATAACCGCCTAGACCAACAATCACGACGAAGGTGAGGAGTCCGACCAGAAACTTTTTCATACTATCACCTCACGCACTACTTTAAACGATGTGCATGGTAAAAGCACGCGCGGATCTAGCGTTCGATCTCGATGCCAACAATGCGGCCAATGTCTTGGCCGCATTTCTTCGCTCGCTCAAGCAGTAGCGCTGTCTCCTTTGTTAGACGGTCGAAGTCGACGATCAGAGATCGTCATAATCAGCGCAATGATACTGACGGCCACCATGATGATCGCAATATGGTGCATTCCGCTATCGGAGACCTTCGTGTGGAAGAAGATGCCGATTAGCGCTGAAGACGCGATGGATCCAGTATACCCGAACGTTCGTAACAGACCCGAAGCTGTTCCAATTTGCTCTGCACGAACCTGTGTGTACAACGCCGTCTGGTTGCCACTGGCCATTGTGCCCATCGTGACACCGAAGATTAAGGTGATGATCAAAATCCAAATGATTGGCGTGCTGGTCCTGAGAAACATCACCCCTATGGAGGCGACGATCGAGGACGCGGCGGACACGAGGAGTGGGCCGCGCACCAGGTTCCGTTTCGAAATTGGCCCTACCACGAGGGCCGAAAGTCCACTCATTGGCAACAGGAGCAACCCGGTTTCAAGGGAGGATAAACCACGTGCTCCCCCGAGCCACTCAGTAACACCGTACAACACTGTATAGATGCACAACGTCATCGACGCAAATCGCAAGTAGGTGCGAGTTAGCGCCAGATTCGTAGCCAGCAAACGGACATCGATGAAAGGGTGTTTGACTCGCAACTCCCACCAAATGAACGCAGCCCCCAGTACAACGGCCAAACCCAGAGCTACCCAAGTTGGGTTCGGAAGCGAAAACAGGAATACGAGAAGGGCGGTCATGGTCGCAGCGAATCCGATGATGCCAGCAACGTCGATGCGGGACGATATCTCCCGGACGCTCTTGGCCGCCTCGATCGGCTCGTCTCGTGGAATCCATAATGCGGCCATGACAAATGCGACAAGCGCAAACGGGATATTGACGAGAAACGTCGTGCGCCATCCCCACGCTTCCACAAACACGCCACCGATAGGGAGCCCTACAGCGCCCGTCACAACGCCGGCAATCTGAAGTGCGCCTAACACGCTGCCAGGCGGCTTGGACATCCCTGCAAATTCGGCCCGTCGGCGGATGATGAGCATGGCCGATGGATAGGCGGTTGAAGTACCAACGCCAATCAGAACTCGCGCCACGACCAACATGGTCAAGTCTCGTCCAACTCCGCCTAATAGCCCTCCCAACAGTACCATCAGAATTCCAACCAAGAAGATACGGCGTGGACCGAACTCCTCGGACAGTTTTCCGGCAGTAGGTTGCGCGATGGAACTGGCTAAGTAGAGTGCCGTAACCAAGATTGTGGTGTGCGCCACTGAGATATGCATGAATGCCGCGATTGGCACTAATGCGGTGGCGATCATCGAGCTATTGATCGGGTTGAGCGTAGAGCCCATGTACAGGGGCGCCACGAACTTCCAGGAGAAGGGATTTACACTTGGCACAACTGGTCACTCCTCAGTTGGTTAGCGGCTCACGACGTGACTCCAGGTTGTCGATCCACTCGTCAACCGTCAACACATCTGCTTGACGAGGGAACACCTTGTTGATAAGCACGCGGTGGACCTCAGCGTCTGCATCAGCACATGCGTCCGAAAGCACTTGAATCGCAAAGTCTTTGTCTGCTGCTTCCCGCAACGTCGACAGAACGACTCCGCTCGTTGCGATACCGGTGAGAATCAACGTGTCGATCTGTTTCGAACGAAGAACCACTTCCAGCGTGCTGCCCGCGAACGCACTGACCCGATACTTAGTGACAACCGGTTCTCCGGCTTCCGGTTGCACAGACTCGTGAATCTGCGTCGCGTGGTCCGCAACAGTCATGCCACCTAGTTGTTGAACGTGTGAGAACGCCTTGTTTCGCGGGCTGACCTCAGGATACCCTTCACTAAATCCGACTCGTACGAAGATCACTGGAATGTCGTGATCACGAGCAGCTCCCACCGACTTTTGAACCGCTTGTAACATGTCCACATTGTCTTGAAAACGCGATACAATACCATTCTGCATGTCCATAACTAATAATGCAGGCTTGTTCATGTGTTGTACACTCCTTTAAATTGGGCCTATAATAAACGGGGAATTCTCCACTTGATAATAAATGGAGAACTCTCCGTTTGTCAAACGAGATCGAAAAATTTCAAGGTGGGATTTGATAGCATGAGGAATGCGGGTGAAGCCCATCATCGGACGGAACGCCGCGACGCAGCGGAAAATCGTCAGCGGATATTAGACGCTGCGCTCAGACTTTTCGAAGAAAACGGCGTTGAGCAAGTCAGCATGAATCAGATTGCGATCGAGGCGCAAATTGGTTCAGGAACGCTTTATCGCCGGTACAGGAACAAAAGTGAGTTGTGCTTAGATTTAATCAAAGACAATCTGGATATCCTCTTCGAGGACATCGAAGCTTACCTAAAACAACACGAGGCCGATCCGCCCAGCCGACGCTTGAAAGGCGTTCTCAGCTCATTTATGCGTTTTCGCGAGAAAAAGCTTCAGCTCCTCGCTGGCGTCGAGCAAGCGGCGTCCACCAATGGCGTTACGGCTAAATCACAGAGCCCAGTGTACAATGAACTTCATGAAATCTTCGTCACGCTATTTCAGGAGATGACTGCAGGCGAACAAACCGAATCTGACAGTGTGTTTAGAGCCGATATGTTGTTGATGGCTTTAAAGAGTGAATCCTACGTATTCCAAAAAGATGTCCGTGGTTATTCTCCCGAAAAGTTTTTGGAACAACTGTGCCTGACCTTTTTCCCGGTGAAAATGGACAGCGATGGATGGAAAGGGTTGGGAAACCATCACACATGAAAACCACGGATCGGATGATCCGTGGTCGATTCTTGAAGAAATCCCGTTGCAGCTCAGTCACCGCACGATTTGGAGTGCATCCAGAGGAGTAGCTTCCCCCTGTTCAATCGTAAGGCCCATAGCTCACTTCTTGATCGACGGGATCGATATTCTGCAGATTCGTATCATGCTTCGTCAGACGAGAGACGATAAGCATCACAACGATAAAGCCTACCGTGATGTATGGCGCCAAATTCATTGGGAAAGGAGGTATTGGATAAAGGTTGGAATACGCTGTATACAGCATGGCGACAATGGCTGCGACTGGCACGATCAGCTGATAGATGTTCCATATTTTATTCCGGTAGAAGTAAGCGATTCCTGATGCATTGACGAACATATACGCCACGAGCATCGATAGCGCGGTGACATACGCGCTGTCGTCGTACAGGTCTTTGCCGTCTCCTCTAGTAACTAGATAGAACAAGATCTGCAAAAGCAGTGAAGCGGTCATCATCGTATTGACTGAAACGTGCGGCGTTTTGAATTTTCCGTGTATTCCAGATAGACTCTTATGAAGATGCCCATCCCGACTCATCGATAAGAGGATCCTCGCTCCCGTACACACGCACCCAATGACGCAGGAAAAGAGAGACATCGTGATCGCTAAAACGACCAAGAAGGCGTATTGTTTGGATACAAATTTGTCCGCCAAATCGCTAAGGGGCATCGTCGAGTTGGAAAGCTCTTGGATTCCCGTGGGCGTAACACCGTAGCCAATGACCTGTGCATAGCTAGAAATCAAAAAGAAAATCGCGATGCCTGCAATGGTCCCCATAATCACCAAGGGTATCATTTTTTTCGGATTTCTCGTTTCTTCCCCGAGGGCTGAGGCGCATTCAAAGCCGGCGAAGCTCAACAATCCCATCACAATGCCCTCTGCAACAGCAGAAAAGTGGTTTGAGCCGAAACTGAGAGGTGCCCAACTCATCCCGTGTAAACCGACCTTGAAAAAAATCACGCCTGCTAAGATGAGGATCAGCGAGATCGACACGCCTTCCAGTGCCAGCATCACTCTCGTGCTCACATTCATGTCGCGATACGCCAACACCCACATGACAAGCGAAAGGAACAACGATATCGGCAGCCACCCCACATGGATGTGGAGGGTAGCTAATAAACTGGACAAATAGGAACCCAAAGCTGCAGAAACGCCGAGCACCAGCGTAAAATAAGCCAAGAACAGCGCCCACCCTGAAACCAATGCTGCCTTCTTGCCAAGACCGTATTCCGTAAATTTATAAAGCGATCCGCTTGTAGAAAACATCTGGTTGAATTTGATAATGGTCGCCGATACGCAAAACGTAATCACGACAGAAATCAGAAAGATAATCGTGACGGAATAACCTGCAAGCCCGGTAATCAGGGAAACATTCAGGGCCATGGACACCGATGGTGCCATTACGGCTGCGGATAGCGCAACCGTTTCCACCAGGCTCAAACTATCCTTCTTGAGATTTCTCATAGCACCCCACCTTTCAAGCTTACTCGCGAACGCCCCGTGCTCGTTCGACAAACCATCCCACTTTCGAAGGCTCTGGATGAATATTGATGTGTTTAGGTTCCATAAAGCCGGTCAATCCTTCCGGACCCAATTCCCGACCGATCCCGCTGTGTTTAAACCCGCCCCAAGGTGCTTCAACATGCGGGGTGTGATAGCCATTCAGCCACACGGTTCCAGCTCGTAGTGATCTCGCAACTCGTTCAGCGCGGGCGAGATCGTTGGTGATGACGCCTGCGGCTAAACCGTATTTCGTATCGTTGGCCAACGCTATTGCATCGGCTTCACTGGCAAATGGTTGCACCGTGATCACAGGGCCAAACACTTCCTCCTGAACAATATCCATATCCTGCATAACACCCACGAAGATCGTCGGTTCGAGGAACAGCGGACCTAAGTCTGGCTTTACCTTGCCACCGCACAACAAAGTCGCCCCCGCTGCTTGTGCGTCACGAATATATTCATTGATCTTCTCAAGGTGTGCGGCA
This window encodes:
- a CDS encoding ADP-ribosylglycohydrolase family protein is translated as MDRQSWFNRAYGCLIGQAVGDALGAPTEGCSVREIRDTYGWVDDFVTDDPVGTDDTEYAMLTARIILKYGQSLAPEDMTREWTEHLVGQEGGFYGGGFSEMDAIYNLRKGLKAPVTGSDNHEMWSDGTAMRIAPIGIYCAGDPAEAARLAGIEARVSHARDGVYSGQALAASVAHAMVGKDWEQVIQAGLREIPSDSWTYRKIIESVDIGLKYSDVRDAVLELHDGVSIFYYPWADVAPEATALAYGVFAAARGEYVSSVLGGANVGRDADTIAAMAGAMAGALHGAEAVPVSWRDQINVIRGHCIKATAGMNVAHVAEQFVDVIMGRGSRGGTLLR
- a CDS encoding NADH:flavin oxidoreductase encodes the protein MNTSQSVQALFKPFAIRNVNLTNRIVMAPMTRQFSPNGVPGSDVADYYRRRAENGVGLIVTEGTIIDHPDSSNQINVPHFYGETALEGWKRVVDAVHEVGGRIIPQIWHMGARGNVNEYSEADIAAIVEAFAQAASEAKRLGFDGIELHGAHGYLIDQFFWEKTNSRTDQYGGDMIKRTRFATEVIAACRRAVGPEFPIVLRFSQWKSSSYTAKLAETPAQLERFLEPLVDAGVDVFHCSTRRFWEPEFEGSDLNLAGWTKKLTGKPTITVGSVGLNGDFMSLFTEGKGAENAKIDGLIERLEREEFDLVAVGRALLVDPAWANKIRDGRLEELIPFTSEAVKSLY
- a CDS encoding TetR/AcrR family transcriptional regulator; amino-acid sequence: MGRPREFDVERALQQSMELFWTKGFKSTSFEDLTRTTQVKKQSLYCVFDDKRTLFLKALALYREHSIAVLEEVVAEDMCPVKKLEYICQLMLGQHDETIHKGCLMVNTALEFGADDEEVVHEVESMFVEVEQILEKVIRSGQEQHLITSRYSSKQLAAHLNNAILGVKVLEKSGASRERIEAVLRTSFGLLVT
- a CDS encoding MFS transporter, producing MPSVNPFSWKFVAPLYMGSTLNPINSSMIATALVPIAAFMHISVAHTTILVTALYLASSIAQPTAGKLSEEFGPRRIFLVGILMVLLGGLLGGVGRDLTMLVVARVLIGVGTSTAYPSAMLIIRRRAEFAGMSKPPGSVLGALQIAGVVTGAVGLPIGGVFVEAWGWRTTFLVNIPFALVAFVMAALWIPRDEPIEAAKSVREISSRIDVAGIIGFAATMTALLVFLFSLPNPTWVALGLAVVLGAAFIWWELRVKHPFIDVRLLATNLALTRTYLRFASMTLCIYTVLYGVTEWLGGARGLSSLETGLLLLPMSGLSALVVGPISKRNLVRGPLLVSAASSIVASIGVMFLRTSTPIIWILIITLIFGVTMGTMASGNQTALYTQVRAEQIGTASGLLRTFGYTGSIASSALIGIFFHTKVSDSGMHHIAIIMVAVSIIALIMTISDRRLRPSNKGDSATA
- a CDS encoding cysteine hydrolase — its product is MNKPALLVMDMQNGIVSRFQDNVDMLQAVQKSVGAARDHDIPVIFVRVGFSEGYPEVSPRNKAFSHVQQLGGMTVADHATQIHESVQPEAGEPVVTKYRVSAFAGSTLEVVLRSKQIDTLILTGIATSGVVLSTLREAADKDFAIQVLSDACADADAEVHRVLINKVFPRQADVLTVDEWIDNLESRREPLTN
- a CDS encoding TetR/AcrR family transcriptional regulator: MRNAGEAHHRTERRDAAENRQRILDAALRLFEENGVEQVSMNQIAIEAQIGSGTLYRRYRNKSELCLDLIKDNLDILFEDIEAYLKQHEADPPSRRLKGVLSSFMRFREKKLQLLAGVEQAASTNGVTAKSQSPVYNELHEIFVTLFQEMTAGEQTESDSVFRADMLLMALKSESYVFQKDVRGYSPEKFLEQLCLTFFPVKMDSDGWKGLGNHHT
- a CDS encoding APC family permease, whose protein sequence is MRNLKKDSLSLVETVALSAAVMAPSVSMALNVSLITGLAGYSVTIIFLISVVITFCVSATIIKFNQMFSTSGSLYKFTEYGLGKKAALVSGWALFLAYFTLVLGVSAALGSYLSSLLATLHIHVGWLPISLFLSLVMWVLAYRDMNVSTRVMLALEGVSISLILILAGVIFFKVGLHGMSWAPLSFGSNHFSAVAEGIVMGLLSFAGFECASALGEETRNPKKMIPLVIMGTIAGIAIFFLISSYAQVIGYGVTPTGIQELSNSTMPLSDLADKFVSKQYAFLVVLAITMSLFSCVIGCVCTGARILLSMSRDGHLHKSLSGIHGKFKTPHVSVNTMMTASLLLQILFYLVTRGDGKDLYDDSAYVTALSMLVAYMFVNASGIAYFYRNKIWNIYQLIVPVAAIVAMLYTAYSNLYPIPPFPMNLAPYITVGFIVVMLIVSRLTKHDTNLQNIDPVDQEVSYGPYD